A single window of Jiangella alkaliphila DNA harbors:
- a CDS encoding sulfatase family protein, whose translation MTRPNIVFVLTDDHAAHALSCYGSAVTTTPQLDRLAAGGLRFTNAFCTNALCTPSRASILTGAYSHRNGVYTLDDNLDNRQTTFPRLLQQAGYQTAIVGKWHLGHGERHDPAGFDYWNVLPDQGEYVDPELIELGTRTRRTGYVTDLVTDIALDWLDRRDPDRPFLLMLHHKAPHSPWVPADRHRDLFADRPVPVPSTYDDDHAGRAEAARVAKIRVDTHLSAEELKAPVPAGLTWPEERLWKYQRFIADYLRCVAAVDECVGRVLDRLDDAGLADDTIVVYTSDQGFFLGDHGWFDKRFMYEESLRMPLLVRYPRALPAGETRDAMVLNVDFAPTLLDYAGVVRPPGLQGRSIRPVCERGDVDGWRDAFYYRYWEHLSAISVCAHYGVRTGRYKLIHYYGEGLGTTGSSDVSMAPEWELFDLQEDPLELANVYADPRYDDVRTDLTRLLYELKAEVGDDR comes from the coding sequence ATGACCCGTCCGAACATCGTCTTCGTCCTGACCGACGACCACGCGGCGCACGCGCTGAGCTGCTACGGCAGCGCCGTGACGACGACGCCGCAGCTGGACCGGCTGGCGGCCGGTGGCCTGCGGTTCACCAACGCGTTCTGCACCAACGCGCTGTGCACGCCGAGCCGCGCGTCGATCCTCACCGGCGCCTACAGCCACCGCAACGGCGTCTACACGCTCGACGACAACCTCGACAACCGGCAGACGACGTTCCCGCGGCTGCTCCAGCAGGCCGGCTACCAGACCGCGATCGTCGGCAAGTGGCACCTCGGCCACGGCGAACGGCACGACCCGGCCGGCTTCGACTACTGGAACGTGCTGCCCGACCAGGGCGAGTACGTCGACCCCGAGCTGATCGAGCTGGGCACCCGCACCCGGCGGACGGGCTACGTCACCGACCTGGTCACCGATATCGCGCTGGACTGGCTGGACCGCCGCGACCCGGACCGGCCGTTCCTGCTGATGCTGCACCACAAGGCGCCGCACAGCCCGTGGGTCCCGGCCGACCGGCATCGCGACCTGTTCGCCGACCGGCCGGTCCCGGTGCCCTCGACCTACGACGACGACCACGCCGGCCGGGCCGAGGCCGCGCGCGTCGCGAAGATCCGCGTTGACACCCACCTCAGCGCCGAGGAGCTCAAGGCGCCGGTGCCCGCGGGCCTCACCTGGCCGGAGGAGCGGCTGTGGAAGTACCAGCGGTTCATCGCCGACTACCTGCGCTGCGTCGCGGCGGTCGACGAGTGCGTCGGCCGCGTCCTCGACCGGCTCGACGACGCCGGCCTGGCTGACGACACGATCGTCGTGTACACGTCCGACCAGGGGTTCTTCCTCGGCGACCACGGCTGGTTCGACAAGCGGTTCATGTACGAGGAGTCGCTGCGGATGCCGCTGCTGGTCCGTTACCCGCGGGCGCTGCCGGCGGGCGAGACGCGCGACGCGATGGTGCTGAACGTCGACTTCGCGCCGACCTTGCTCGACTACGCGGGCGTGGTGCGGCCGCCGGGGCTGCAGGGACGCAGCATCCGCCCGGTCTGCGAGCGGGGTGACGTCGACGGCTGGCGCGACGCGTTCTACTACCGCTACTGGGAGCACCTCTCGGCCATCTCGGTGTGCGCGCACTACGGCGTGCGGACCGGCCGGTACAAGCTGATCCACTACTACGGGGAAGGGCTCGGCACGACCGGCTCGAGCGACGTCTCGATGGCGCCGGAATGGGAGCTGTTCGACCTCCAGGAGGACCCGCTGGAGCTGGCCAACGTCTACGCCGACCCGCGCTACGACGACGTGCGCACCGACCTGACCCGGCTGCTGTACGAGCTGAAGGCCGAGGTGGGCGACGACCGATGA
- a CDS encoding YesL family protein, whose translation MTADTPLYRLLAAATELVWLTTLWLLACLPVVTAPAATTALFRLARTRSEARAGAREFVAAMRSGFRRSTVTGGGWLVAGAVLAGDLWAIAALPDAMRVGAGAVLISVLVVYLAATPYLFTALAEPDLPGARVVRLAVLAALGTPGTAVRCLVVLAAGATAVVVVWPLVFVVPAVCAMVLARLCHAPATAATTLVAR comes from the coding sequence GTGACCGCCGACACGCCGCTGTACCGCCTGCTGGCCGCCGCGACCGAGTTGGTCTGGCTGACGACGTTGTGGCTGCTGGCCTGCCTGCCGGTGGTCACGGCGCCGGCGGCCACCACGGCGCTGTTCCGCCTGGCCCGCACCCGCTCGGAGGCCCGGGCCGGCGCCCGCGAGTTCGTCGCGGCGATGCGTTCGGGCTTTCGGCGCTCGACGGTGACCGGCGGCGGCTGGCTGGTCGCCGGTGCGGTCCTGGCCGGCGACCTGTGGGCGATCGCGGCGCTGCCTGACGCGATGCGCGTCGGCGCCGGTGCGGTGCTGATCTCCGTGCTCGTGGTCTACCTCGCCGCGACGCCGTACCTGTTCACAGCGCTCGCGGAGCCGGACCTGCCCGGGGCGCGGGTGGTCCGGCTCGCGGTGCTGGCCGCCCTCGGGACGCCGGGAACGGCCGTGCGGTGCCTGGTCGTCCTGGCCGCCGGCGCGACCGCGGTGGTGGTCGTGTGGCCGCTGGTGTTCGTCGTGCCCGCCGTCTGCGCGATGGTGCTGGCCCGGCTGTGCCACGCGCCGGCCACCGCCGCGACGACCCTGGTGGCCCGATGA
- a CDS encoding ABC transporter substrate-binding protein, giving the protein MNREQRYARTRSGLLVPRPTRRGFLGGALGALAVAGLPSLAGCGSSGGSGDRTSLTDWQASSWESAEEMEKWLRFTGEYFDAEQPDVDWNIDYGIPFNDYFPTLQTTIAGGGTLDMCWMHGRFVPQFAAAGLIEPLDDLIDSATPDGWPDEYFASQIEGFQFDGQQYGMPYDIVAGGMYVNVDWFDRAGVDLPTADWTLDDLLEAAITLKEAAPDPDNSWAMTLPVHTVQMYWLVRSFGGDFFTDNGSTSHLADDGTIAAVQYLVDAMHKYRVMPTPGDLNTVDAGGAGDFALFGSERIAILTQINDSAFVIDDFVQGKFAWTVAPTPRGPEGRFQQVGGSAFALPSTTRSAEVSFDVMKHLMANPDTLPEISRMGSLVPARIGFGENAYPAEDVVPREAFDAAFFGPVEQDGVVLTFHERYAEWEASVYSVKIDELWTGSRDDVPEVMREIDEMTQDLIGS; this is encoded by the coding sequence ATGAACCGCGAGCAGAGATACGCGAGGACGCGGTCGGGCCTGCTGGTCCCCCGTCCGACGCGCCGTGGCTTCCTGGGCGGGGCGCTGGGCGCGCTCGCCGTCGCCGGACTGCCGTCGCTGGCCGGCTGTGGCTCCAGTGGCGGCTCCGGCGACCGGACCTCGCTGACCGACTGGCAGGCGTCGTCGTGGGAGAGCGCCGAGGAGATGGAGAAGTGGCTGCGCTTCACCGGCGAGTACTTCGACGCCGAGCAGCCCGACGTCGACTGGAACATCGACTACGGCATCCCGTTCAACGACTACTTCCCGACCCTGCAGACCACGATCGCCGGCGGCGGCACGCTCGACATGTGCTGGATGCACGGGCGCTTCGTGCCGCAGTTCGCCGCCGCCGGCCTGATCGAGCCGCTCGACGACCTGATCGACTCCGCGACGCCGGACGGCTGGCCGGACGAGTACTTCGCCAGCCAGATCGAGGGGTTCCAGTTCGACGGCCAGCAGTACGGCATGCCCTACGACATCGTCGCCGGCGGCATGTACGTCAACGTCGACTGGTTCGATCGGGCCGGTGTCGACCTGCCGACGGCCGACTGGACGCTCGACGACCTGCTCGAGGCGGCCATCACCCTGAAGGAGGCCGCGCCCGACCCCGACAACTCGTGGGCCATGACGCTGCCCGTCCACACCGTGCAGATGTACTGGCTGGTCCGCTCGTTCGGCGGTGACTTCTTCACCGACAACGGCAGCACCAGCCATCTCGCCGACGACGGCACGATCGCGGCCGTCCAGTACCTCGTCGACGCCATGCACAAGTACCGGGTGATGCCCACGCCGGGCGACCTCAACACCGTCGACGCGGGCGGGGCGGGCGACTTCGCGCTGTTCGGCTCCGAGCGGATCGCGATCCTCACCCAGATCAACGACTCCGCGTTCGTCATCGACGACTTCGTGCAGGGCAAGTTCGCCTGGACGGTGGCGCCCACCCCGCGCGGGCCGGAGGGCCGGTTCCAGCAAGTCGGCGGGTCGGCGTTCGCGTTGCCGTCGACCACCCGGTCGGCGGAGGTCAGCTTCGACGTGATGAAGCACCTGATGGCGAACCCGGACACGCTGCCGGAGATCTCCCGCATGGGGTCGCTGGTGCCGGCGCGGATCGGCTTCGGCGAGAACGCGTACCCGGCCGAGGACGTCGTCCCGCGGGAGGCGTTCGACGCGGCCTTCTTCGGCCCGGTCGAGCAGGACGGCGTCGTGCTCACCTTCCACGAGCGCTACGCGGAGTGGGAGGCGTCGGTGTACTCGGTCAAGATCGACGAGCTGTGGACCGGCAGCCGCGACGACGTCCCCGAGGTCATGCGGGAGATAGACGAGATGACCCAGGACCTGATCGGCTCCTGA
- a CDS encoding carbohydrate ABC transporter permease, with product MTATTQAAVAAPRRRRRGPSGHTIAVYVACTLVSLVFVAPFAWMVLSSLKSTGEIYEFPPSILPQEWRWSNYSEAWNALPFDRFFLNSLIVSGVSTAGAVLTSSMAGYAFARLRFPGRDKIFLGYLATMMIPFPVLMVPLYIIMRSLSLVDSLASLILPAMFTAWGTFLMRQFIIGLPTELEEAARVDGAGFGRIYWQIVLPLITPVIATLGIFTFLWTWNEFLWPLIMINTMENKTLPVGLLAFQTLNPGRTPWHLIMAASTLSVLPLLLMFIVGQRYYVRGIAMTGVKG from the coding sequence ATGACCGCGACCACCCAGGCCGCTGTGGCGGCCCCGCGGCGGCGCCGGCGCGGCCCGTCGGGACACACGATCGCGGTGTACGTGGCCTGCACGCTGGTCTCGCTGGTGTTCGTCGCACCGTTCGCCTGGATGGTGCTGTCGTCGCTGAAGAGCACCGGCGAGATCTACGAGTTCCCGCCGTCGATCCTGCCCCAGGAGTGGCGCTGGTCGAACTACAGCGAGGCCTGGAACGCGCTGCCGTTCGACCGGTTCTTCCTCAACAGCCTCATCGTCTCCGGCGTCTCCACCGCCGGCGCCGTGCTGACGTCGTCGATGGCGGGCTACGCGTTCGCCCGGCTCAGGTTCCCGGGCCGGGACAAGATCTTCCTCGGCTACCTGGCGACGATGATGATCCCGTTCCCGGTGCTGATGGTGCCGCTCTACATCATCATGCGGTCGCTGTCGCTCGTGGACAGCCTGGCCTCACTGATCCTGCCGGCCATGTTCACGGCCTGGGGCACCTTCCTCATGCGGCAGTTCATCATCGGACTGCCGACCGAGCTCGAGGAGGCCGCCCGCGTCGACGGCGCCGGCTTCGGGCGCATCTACTGGCAGATCGTCCTGCCGCTCATCACGCCGGTCATCGCGACGCTCGGGATCTTCACGTTCCTGTGGACGTGGAACGAGTTCCTGTGGCCGCTGATCATGATCAACACGATGGAGAACAAGACGCTCCCGGTCGGGTTGCTGGCCTTCCAGACGCTGAACCCGGGACGCACGCCATGGCACCTGATCATGGCCGCGTCGACGCTGAGTGTCCTCCCGCTGCTGCTGATGTTCATCGTCGGGCAGCGCTACTACGTCCGTGGCATCGCAATGACAGGAGTGAAGGGATGA